The following are from one region of the Calorimonas adulescens genome:
- a CDS encoding TAXI family TRAP transporter solute-binding subunit, whose amino-acid sequence MKNFFVFFVVLIMVLAFVAGCGTQQTQQQAQQGETQEQKPAEQRFLNIATGGTAGTYYPLGGAMADIWKNNIPGLNPSVQSTGAAVANVNMLKDGSVDVIFVQNDIAYYAFSGEEMFKDNKYEDIRGLASLYPETIQIVALKDKNIKTVADLKGKRVAVGAAGSGTEANARQILEAAGLSYNDINVQYLSFGDAANNMKDGNIDAAFVTAGMPTAAVTDISATKDINIVEIGDDIADNLIRKYPFYVKTTIQGGTYKGQDSDVKTVSVMSMLAVSKDMDEELAYNLVKSLFENTDRLKAAHAMGVKITIDTAKEGMSIDLHPGAAKYYTEQGK is encoded by the coding sequence ATGAAGAATTTTTTTGTGTTTTTTGTAGTCTTAATTATGGTTCTTGCTTTTGTTGCCGGATGCGGAACACAACAGACTCAGCAGCAGGCACAACAAGGCGAAACCCAAGAACAGAAACCTGCTGAACAGAGGTTTTTAAACATTGCCACAGGTGGTACAGCAGGTACCTATTATCCGCTTGGTGGTGCTATGGCAGATATATGGAAAAACAATATACCTGGGCTCAATCCATCTGTGCAGAGCACAGGAGCAGCTGTGGCCAACGTGAATATGCTCAAGGATGGCAGTGTAGATGTGATATTTGTGCAGAATGATATTGCATATTATGCCTTCAGCGGCGAAGAGATGTTTAAGGACAATAAATATGAAGATATCAGAGGGCTTGCGTCTCTTTACCCTGAGACCATTCAGATTGTGGCCTTGAAAGATAAAAATATCAAAACTGTTGCTGATTTAAAGGGGAAAAGGGTAGCTGTAGGTGCTGCTGGTAGCGGTACTGAGGCCAATGCGAGGCAGATATTAGAAGCCGCAGGACTGTCATATAATGATATAAATGTACAATACCTGTCCTTTGGTGATGCTGCAAACAATATGAAGGATGGCAATATTGACGCTGCTTTTGTCACTGCAGGGATGCCGACTGCCGCAGTCACAGATATTTCTGCGACAAAGGATATTAATATCGTTGAGATAGGCGATGATATTGCAGATAATCTGATTAGAAAGTATCCCTTCTATGTAAAGACAACCATTCAAGGTGGCACCTATAAGGGGCAGGATTCAGATGTAAAGACTGTGTCTGTCATGTCAATGCTGGCAGTATCAAAGGATATGGATGAGGAACTTGCATATAACCTTGTTAAGTCACTTTTTGAGAATACAGACAGGTTAAAGGCTGCTCATGCTATGGGTGTGAAGATTACTATTGATACAGCAAAAGAGGGTATGTCTATAGACCTTCATCCTGGCGCTGCAAAATATTATACTGAACAGGGCAAATAA
- a CDS encoding TrkH family potassium uptake protein, with translation MEGDKILVNIKKLIRPWIQPTRVVVFSFGVLILAGTILLMLPISSKSGDVTPFINALFTATSAVCVTGLVVVDTASYWSTFGQFVILCLIQAGGLGTMMIVTMFALLMGRRISLRERLTMQEAFNQYSMAGLVRLAKEIMEVTIIFEGIGALVLFIRFLREMPPVKAIYYGVFHAVSAFNNAGFDLMGGFNSFTGYTEDIVINITLMVLIVVGGIGFTVIVDIIQRKKFRKLTLHSKLVITITIFLILASSIVFFILEHNNAATMGKLSLKGKILASLFQSVTPRTAGFNTIPEDSMRTASIFTTLILMFIGASPGGTGGGIKTSTFGVILFTVISIINGREDTEIYKRRIPKFVVYRSLAIVFISMLIVMGTTAVLSIVQDADFMTLLFESTSAFATVGLSLGLTPHLTTIGKAFIIFNMYAGRVGPLTLALAIGHRRKNINGYKYPEEKIIVG, from the coding sequence ATGGAAGGTGATAAAATTTTAGTAAATATCAAGAAATTAATAAGACCATGGATACAACCCACAAGGGTTGTTGTTTTCAGTTTTGGAGTTCTAATATTAGCAGGTACTATCTTGCTTATGCTTCCAATTTCGTCAAAAAGTGGTGATGTTACACCGTTTATCAATGCACTTTTTACTGCTACTTCAGCAGTTTGTGTAACAGGGCTTGTTGTGGTAGATACAGCCAGTTACTGGTCAACCTTTGGACAGTTTGTTATATTGTGCCTCATACAGGCAGGCGGGCTTGGCACGATGATGATAGTTACTATGTTTGCGCTTCTTATGGGGCGTAGGATTAGCTTGCGAGAGAGACTTACCATGCAGGAAGCATTTAACCAGTATTCCATGGCAGGCCTTGTCCGGCTGGCTAAGGAAATAATGGAGGTAACCATCATATTTGAAGGGATTGGGGCCCTGGTCTTATTTATAAGGTTTTTAAGAGAAATGCCGCCTGTCAAAGCCATTTATTATGGTGTATTTCATGCTGTTTCTGCTTTTAATAATGCAGGTTTTGACCTTATGGGCGGGTTTAATAGTTTTACTGGATATACAGAAGATATTGTTATCAATATTACGCTCATGGTCCTTATAGTTGTTGGTGGCATAGGCTTTACGGTAATAGTAGATATAATCCAGCGGAAAAAATTCAGAAAACTAACCCTGCATTCAAAGCTTGTAATAACGATAACTATATTTTTAATACTAGCATCATCTATAGTATTCTTTATACTTGAACACAACAATGCTGCTACAATGGGAAAACTGAGCCTAAAGGGCAAGATACTGGCTTCGCTATTTCAGTCAGTAACACCGAGGACGGCAGGTTTTAATACGATACCAGAGGACAGTATGAGGACAGCAAGCATTTTTACTACCCTGATCCTTATGTTCATAGGGGCATCACCTGGTGGTACTGGAGGTGGAATTAAAACATCCACCTTTGGGGTAATCCTGTTTACTGTTATATCGATAATTAATGGCAGAGAAGATACCGAGATATATAAGAGGAGAATCCCTAAGTTTGTTGTATACAGGTCCCTGGCCATAGTTTTTATCTCAATGCTCATAGTTATGGGCACTACCGCTGTTTTGTCAATTGTTCAAGATGCGGATTTTATGACCTTGCTGTTTGAGTCTACATCAGCCTTTGCTACTGTGGGACTGAGTTTGGGTTTAACCCCTCACCTTACAACAATAGGGAAAGCATTCATTATTTTTAATATGTATGCTGGAAGAGTGGGGCCACTTACACTTGCTCTGGCCATAGGGCACAGAAGGAAAAATATAAATGGCTATAAATATCCAGAGGAAAAGATTATAGTAGGATAG
- a CDS encoding potassium channel family protein, translated as MKQFGVIGLGRFGFSVATSLYEMGYDVLAVDIDEQIVQDISDRVTHAVQADATDENIIRSLGIRNLDVVIVTIGSNIQASIMVTMIVKELGVKFVVAKAQSDLHAKVLYKVGADRVVFPERDMGIRVARNLVSSKVLDYIELSKDYSIVEIEPMIEWIGLSLKEIGIRQNHGLNVVAVRKNKEDIVVSPGPEYVINEDDILVVIGENRNLRKFEKKDEGE; from the coding sequence ATGAAACAGTTTGGAGTTATAGGGCTTGGCAGGTTTGGATTCAGTGTTGCCACCTCTCTTTACGAGATGGGATATGATGTACTTGCAGTAGATATTGACGAGCAGATTGTTCAGGACATATCAGACCGGGTTACACATGCGGTGCAGGCTGACGCTACAGATGAGAACATTATAAGGTCACTGGGCATAAGGAATCTGGATGTTGTAATTGTAACAATAGGTTCTAATATTCAGGCCAGTATAATGGTGACCATGATAGTAAAAGAACTGGGCGTAAAATTTGTTGTTGCCAAGGCACAAAGCGATTTACATGCCAAGGTCCTTTACAAGGTCGGGGCTGACAGGGTGGTGTTTCCAGAGAGGGATATGGGAATCAGGGTAGCGAGAAATCTTGTATCATCCAAGGTTTTAGACTATATTGAATTATCAAAGGATTACAGTATCGTGGAGATAGAACCTATGATAGAGTGGATAGGCCTGTCACTAAAAGAGATAGGTATACGCCAGAACCATGGCCTTAATGTGGTGGCTGTGAGAAAAAATAAAGAGGATATAGTGGTGTCTCCAGGTCCAGAGTATGTGATAAATGAGGATGATATACTGGTGGTTATAGGGGAAAATCGCAACCTGCGCAAGTTTGAGAAAAAGGATGAGGGAGAATGA
- a CDS encoding TrmH family RNA methyltransferase — protein MIVISSRQNPLVKKVISLKQKKWREEYRKYIIEGLKNVREALSFGVDIDYIFIDSGQDSLIEEFAYLTDRVILVAESIFKELSDTKTPQGVIALASFYSYSLDNILRDGNIFLVLDRIQDPGNMGTLIRSADAFGVEGILISKGSVDIYSPKVVRAAMGSIFHVPFVYADIWEIIKTLKENKIVTLATTPYAEKNIRDAYIKPPVAIFLGNEANGLDGNIIDACDEKVRIYMKGKAESLNVSIAGSIIMHEILLKIHR, from the coding sequence ATGATTGTCATCTCAAGCAGGCAGAACCCTCTTGTCAAAAAAGTCATTTCTCTGAAACAGAAAAAATGGCGGGAGGAATACAGAAAATATATAATTGAAGGCTTGAAAAACGTGCGCGAGGCCTTAAGCTTTGGAGTGGATATAGACTATATATTCATAGACAGTGGACAGGATTCACTTATAGAAGAATTTGCATATTTAACCGACAGAGTAATCCTTGTGGCTGAAAGCATTTTTAAAGAACTAAGCGATACAAAAACGCCGCAGGGTGTAATAGCATTAGCTTCATTTTATTCCTATTCCTTAGATAATATCCTCAGGGATGGGAATATTTTTTTAGTGCTGGACAGGATTCAAGACCCCGGCAATATGGGCACACTTATAAGGTCGGCAGATGCTTTTGGAGTAGAGGGAATACTGATATCTAAGGGCAGCGTTGATATATATAGCCCTAAGGTTGTCAGGGCGGCTATGGGTTCTATCTTCCATGTACCTTTTGTATATGCTGATATATGGGAAATAATAAAAACGTTGAAAGAGAACAAGATAGTGACACTGGCAACAACCCCATACGCAGAAAAAAATATAAGGGATGCATATATAAAACCTCCTGTGGCCATATTTCTTGGGAATGAGGCCAATGGTCTTGACGGAAACATCATTGATGCATGTGATGAAAAGGTAAGGATATATATGAAAGGGAAGGCGGAATCGCTCAATGTATCTATAGCTGGTTCAATAATTATGCATGAAATTCTATTAAAAATTCATAGATAA